From the Salinimicrobium tongyeongense genome, one window contains:
- a CDS encoding TIR domain-containing protein: MKELLEEVFVTEGVPQYTFVKPPNYNDILLDIRRKGKPVIIEGQSGTGKTTTAKKIIHQLAGAIDITYLTARNTTDVEKIVALSKEKENGYYIIDDFHRLSNKLQTELADIAKVAAETQDEELPKLIIIGINQVGSSLIHMVHDIAKRCGIHRIEPGNEKSITELIQIGAEKLNVQIESPETIYEESKGDYWLTQSLCQAVCSINDIIEEQEDIKIINFEIEEIRDRMVSKLAHSYKEPVKEFARGKRFRPSNDPYFKLLKLISSQSSSIVDLNELANAYPDFKASINGIKEKRLNILLESKPICSRYFYYNQDNKNFAIEDPALFYYLKHVDWEEIRKDCGFRESIEDKEFEIAISFAGENRELAKYIAEQLEQIDVPTFYDELYESNYLGKAWSKEFERIFVHDSRFVVCLLDENHKNKIWPTFERDCFRKRVAHGEVIPIFLDDTVFVGIPDDIVGFKFKWNRDEDWQSEVEDKIVFKIWERLE; this comes from the coding sequence ATGAAAGAATTATTAGAAGAAGTTTTTGTTACTGAAGGAGTACCACAATACACTTTTGTAAAACCTCCCAATTACAATGATATATTACTTGATATTAGAAGAAAAGGAAAACCTGTAATTATTGAAGGACAGTCAGGAACTGGTAAAACAACTACTGCAAAAAAAATTATTCATCAATTAGCTGGAGCAATTGATATAACATATTTAACCGCTCGAAATACAACGGATGTAGAAAAAATAGTTGCATTATCTAAAGAAAAAGAAAATGGATATTATATAATCGATGACTTTCATAGACTATCTAATAAATTACAAACTGAGCTTGCTGATATTGCCAAAGTTGCTGCAGAAACACAAGATGAAGAACTACCTAAGTTAATCATTATTGGTATAAATCAAGTTGGCTCATCATTAATTCATATGGTTCATGACATAGCTAAAAGATGTGGAATACATAGAATAGAGCCAGGTAATGAAAAATCTATAACAGAACTAATTCAAATTGGCGCAGAAAAATTAAATGTTCAAATTGAGAGCCCAGAAACTATATATGAAGAAAGTAAAGGAGATTACTGGCTAACCCAATCTTTATGTCAAGCTGTTTGTTCAATTAATGATATCATAGAAGAACAAGAAGATATCAAAATCATTAATTTCGAAATAGAAGAAATTAGAGACAGGATGGTGTCTAAGTTAGCACATTCGTATAAAGAGCCTGTAAAAGAATTTGCTCGAGGTAAAAGATTTAGACCGAGTAATGATCCGTATTTTAAACTATTGAAATTGATTTCTAGTCAGTCTAGTTCAATTGTAGATTTAAATGAATTAGCAAATGCTTATCCGGATTTTAAAGCAAGTATAAATGGAATTAAAGAGAAAAGATTAAATATTCTCTTAGAATCCAAACCTATCTGTAGCAGATATTTCTATTATAATCAAGATAATAAAAATTTTGCTATTGAAGATCCCGCTTTATTTTATTACCTAAAACATGTTGACTGGGAAGAAATACGAAAGGACTGTGGTTTTAGAGAATCGATTGAAGATAAAGAATTTGAGATTGCTATATCCTTTGCAGGAGAAAACCGTGAGTTAGCAAAATATATTGCCGAACAATTAGAGCAAATCGATGTTCCAACCTTCTATGATGAATTATACGAATCGAACTATTTAGGAAAAGCATGGAGTAAAGAATTTGAAAGAATATTTGTACATGATTCTAGATTTGTGGTTTGTCTATTGGACGAAAACCACAAAAATAAAATTTGGCCAACATTTGAAAGAGATTGTTTTCGAAAAAGGGTAGCTCACGGTGAAGTAATTCCAATTTTTTTAGACGATACCGTTTTTGTAGGGATTCCGGATGATATTGTAGGTTTTAAATTTAAATGGAATAGAGATGAAGATTGGCAAAGCGAAGTAGAAGACAAAATTGTTTTTAAAATATGGGAGAGGTTAGAATAA
- a CDS encoding DUF5677 domain-containing protein, which produces MKEKEIHIGECLTTYTKNVDNELRDRWNSWKKDLVENHIYEVIGGILARQCSLAKSFALNLGNWNGEIGPILLRTMADNHINLEWILVNPNENSQKFIIHGLGQLKLELEHRKNNLPDDNKEIKEHLNHEEQFINSQQYTFLTEVNLGSWSGLSTRKMAEEAGILDFYNYVYQPFSNCSHSTWAHIVKYNTTSSPNPLHRFFRHPVIHDNIEPDITFLNLSAKYLEKSFTAFDKKYDLNLSIESSYEKLLKDLDDLMESSSNN; this is translated from the coding sequence ATGAAAGAAAAAGAAATTCATATAGGAGAATGTCTTACTACTTACACCAAAAATGTAGATAATGAACTAAGAGATAGATGGAATAGCTGGAAAAAAGATCTTGTTGAAAATCATATTTACGAAGTAATTGGTGGAATACTTGCAAGACAATGTTCGCTAGCTAAAAGTTTTGCATTAAATCTAGGAAATTGGAATGGTGAAATTGGGCCAATCTTATTAAGAACAATGGCAGATAACCATATAAATCTGGAATGGATATTAGTCAATCCTAATGAAAATTCTCAAAAATTTATAATACACGGTTTAGGGCAATTAAAACTTGAACTAGAACACAGAAAAAACAACCTTCCTGACGATAATAAAGAAATTAAAGAGCATTTAAATCATGAGGAACAATTTATTAATTCACAACAATATACCTTTCTTACAGAAGTCAATTTAGGGAGTTGGTCTGGTTTATCAACAAGAAAAATGGCAGAAGAAGCGGGCATTCTTGATTTCTACAATTATGTCTATCAGCCTTTCAGCAATTGTTCACACAGTACCTGGGCTCACATTGTAAAATATAATACTACTTCTAGTCCAAATCCTTTACATAGATTTTTTCGACATCCCGTAATTCATGACAATATTGAACCAGATATAACTTTTCTAAACTTATCAGCAAAATATCTAGAAAAATCTTTTACTGCCTTTGACAAAAAATATGATTTGAACTTAAGTATTGAATCTTCCTATGAAAAATTATTAAAAGATTTAGATGACCTAATGGAGTCATCGAGTAATAACTAG
- a CDS encoding RNA-directed DNA polymerase: protein MKLNKLLSYGYFPKELPPPFNSKDFGKKSSYLVKKWDKLLDEKKVKKPSESRNEAKRRFNKDYVQKYGSSKLIEYSIAKGIFSRRKLGVPNPKQFLDLSQSISDNWENIKPIFELSEYSESLPVEYKAKRTVRTKSKTWNNFKFKLIEESFDKKFQLKLDILNFYPSIYTHSIPWSVLGKEDAKKYFKIKNNRKHYFESILSSDPKAKLYKLSDQIDTLVRNCNERQSVGIPIGPDTSFILAELIACRIDSEIKKKLENIDHRASRYYDDYYFYFNNIGDAETSLKIIQKIIYDFQLETNENKVEINPLPFRNIDDWSNSISSFKFDEADKFELRNYFSLIYSQISKNKKNSSWIVSYSLLRFEYGNVKIKKKNWDIFLNFLLQTILVDPSSIDQIFKILLSYKIYIKGKAKEKINSVLEKVIKEHTLLNHSFEVAWSLWYYKTFKIKCDRDTLSIVLNSNDNISKLICLDLINSGLYKGRKPALTNLIKSINGNSLFDDQWLLAYESFRKNWLNFKSKNILRDNEFFKFLDYYNISFYDPDEQIKISFRILESRPRISDFDIDEEEDIFGWLIDEEESEDDSDQEGKTKY, encoded by the coding sequence ATGAAATTAAACAAATTATTGTCCTACGGATATTTTCCGAAAGAATTACCACCACCATTCAACTCTAAAGATTTTGGAAAGAAGTCAAGTTATCTGGTAAAAAAATGGGACAAACTTCTTGATGAAAAAAAAGTTAAAAAACCTTCAGAATCTAGAAATGAAGCTAAAAGACGATTCAATAAAGATTATGTCCAAAAATATGGCAGTTCAAAACTAATAGAATACAGTATCGCTAAAGGAATTTTTTCAAGAAGAAAATTAGGAGTTCCTAACCCAAAACAATTTTTAGATTTATCTCAATCTATTTCGGATAATTGGGAAAATATAAAACCAATTTTTGAATTAAGTGAATATTCAGAAAGCTTACCTGTTGAATATAAAGCAAAAAGAACTGTTAGAACTAAAAGTAAAACTTGGAATAATTTCAAGTTTAAACTTATAGAGGAATCGTTCGATAAAAAATTTCAATTAAAATTAGACATTCTAAATTTTTATCCTAGCATTTATACACATTCAATTCCTTGGAGTGTATTAGGAAAAGAAGATGCTAAAAAGTATTTCAAAATAAAAAATAATCGAAAGCATTATTTTGAATCAATTTTAAGTTCTGATCCAAAAGCAAAATTATATAAGTTAAGTGATCAAATTGACACGCTTGTTAGAAATTGCAATGAACGCCAAAGTGTTGGAATACCTATCGGTCCGGATACATCATTTATTTTAGCAGAACTTATAGCATGTAGAATTGATTCTGAAATCAAGAAAAAATTAGAAAATATAGATCATCGAGCATCTAGATACTATGATGATTATTACTTCTATTTTAATAATATAGGTGATGCCGAAACATCTTTAAAAATTATTCAAAAAATAATTTATGATTTTCAATTAGAAACTAATGAAAATAAGGTTGAAATAAATCCACTTCCATTTAGAAATATTGATGATTGGTCAAATTCAATATCTAGTTTTAAATTTGATGAAGCAGATAAATTTGAATTAAGGAACTATTTTTCTCTAATATATTCTCAAATATCTAAGAATAAGAAAAACTCATCATGGATTGTAAGTTATAGTCTGCTCAGATTTGAATACGGAAATGTAAAAATCAAAAAGAAAAATTGGGATATTTTTCTCAACTTCTTACTTCAAACAATCTTGGTTGACCCTTCTAGCATAGATCAAATATTCAAAATCTTACTTTCATATAAAATCTATATAAAGGGCAAAGCAAAAGAAAAAATAAATAGTGTTTTAGAAAAGGTGATTAAAGAACATACTTTGTTAAATCATTCCTTTGAAGTTGCTTGGTCATTGTGGTACTACAAAACTTTTAAAATAAAATGCGATAGAGATACACTCTCGATCGTTCTAAATTCAAATGACAATATTTCCAAATTGATTTGCTTGGATTTAATTAATTCTGGTCTTTACAAAGGTAGAAAACCGGCACTTACAAATTTAATAAAGTCGATAAATGGAAATTCATTATTCGATGATCAATGGTTACTCGCATACGAATCATTTAGAAAAAATTGGTTGAATTTTAAATCCAAAAATATTCTAAGAGATAATGAATTTTTTAAATTTTTAGATTACTATAATATAAGTTTTTATGACCCTGACGAACAAATAAAGATCTCGTTTAGAATCCTAGAATCTAGACCAAGAATATCTGATTTTGATATTGATGAAGAAGAGGATATTTTCGGTTGGTTGATTGATGAAGAAGAGAGTGAGGATGATAGTGATCAAGAAGGTAAAACGAAATACTAA